The following proteins are co-located in the Bos indicus isolate NIAB-ARS_2022 breed Sahiwal x Tharparkar chromosome 8, NIAB-ARS_B.indTharparkar_mat_pri_1.0, whole genome shotgun sequence genome:
- the SCRG1 gene encoding scrapie-responsive protein 1 → MKFTVLALAVGLTLLLGVQAMPANRLSCYRKILKDRNCHSLPEGVADLTKIDVNVQDHFWDGKGCEMVCYCNFSELLCCPKDVFFGPKISFVIPCNNH, encoded by the exons ATGAAATTTACAGTACTTGCTCTCGCCGTTGGACTAACTTTGCTGCTAGGAGTCCAAGCCATGCCTGCAAACCGCCTCTCCTGCTacagaaaaatactaaaagatcGCAACTGTCACAGCCTTCCAGAAGGAGTAGCTGACCTGACAAAGATTGATGTCAATGTCCAGGATCACTTCTGGGATGGGAAGGGATGTGAGATGGTCTGTTACTGCAACTTCAGCGAACTGCTCTGCTGCCCAAA agatgtcttctttggaccaaAGATCTCTTTCGTGATTCCTTGCAACAATCACTGA